A window of the Hordeum vulgare subsp. vulgare chromosome 5H, MorexV3_pseudomolecules_assembly, whole genome shotgun sequence genome harbors these coding sequences:
- the LOC123398594 gene encoding putative cyclic nucleotide-gated ion channel 9, producing MSYESSMAGVGMGVGGGGGDRRRSAFHIGYAGVVGASRRRLAQPELLARDVITHGSAQLRTLGRSIRTGASMAAVFQEDLKNTSRKIFDPQDRILVRLNRSFLISCIISIAIDPMFFYGPRVRDEQLPGEKNNNLCIGIDDGLAISTAVVRTLFDIFFVARIVLQFRTAFIAPSSRVFGRGELVIDTVEIAKRYCRRFFIADVFSILPLPQLVIWKFLYREDKTAVLETKDRLLSIIIAQYVPRLVRIYPLSTELKRTSGVFAETALAGAAYYLLWYMLASHIVGAFWYLLSIERVTDCWRFSCNEFPGCNQIYMYCGKTESNEEYVEWTTVIRQVITENCQPTDDGEMPFDYGMYSSAVTSDVTASKDMTTKLLFCLWWGLANLSTLGQGLKTTIYTGESLFAITLATFGLILMAMLIGNIQTYLQSLTVRLEEMRVKRRDSEQWMHHRLLPMELRDRVRRYDQYKWINTRGVDEEALVQNLPKDLRRDIKRHLCLGLVRRVPLFANMDERLLDAICERLKPALYTERTYIIREGDPVDQMLFIIRGSLESITTDGGRSGFFNRSMLQESDFCGEELLTWALDPKSGVSLPSSTRTVMALSEVESFALHAEELKFVAGQFRRMHSKQVQHTFRFYSQQWRTWAATYIQAAWRRHLKRKAADLRRKDEEEEGRSSSFKTTILVSRFAVNALRGVHRQRSSKRDQGEIMIHVPVPKPREPDFGADD from the exons ATGTCGTACGAGTCGTCCATGGCCGGGGTCGGCatgggcgtcggcggcggcggcggggaccgGCGTCGGTCCGCCTTCCACATCGGGTACGCGGGCGTGGTGGGCGCGTCCCGGCGGCGGCTGGCGCAGCCGGAGCTGCTGGCGCGCGACGTGATCACGCATGGGTCGGCGCAGCTCCGCACGCTGGGGCGGTCGATCCGGacgggcgcgtccatggcggcggTGTTCCAGGAGGACCTCAAGAACACGTCCCGCAAGATCTTCGACCCGCAGGACCGCATCCTGGTGCGCCTCAACCGCAGCTTTCTCATCTCCTGCATCATCTCCATCGCCATCGACCCCATGTTCTTCTACGGGCCCCGGGTGAGGGACGAGCAGCTCCCCGGGGAGAAGAACAACAACCTGTGCATCGGCATCGACGACGGCCTCGCCATCTCCACCGCCGTCGTCCGCACCCTGTTCGACATCTTCTTCGTGGCGCGCATCGTGCTGCAGTTCCGCACCGCCTTCATCGCGCCCTCCTCCAGGGTGTTCGGCCGCGGCGAGTTGGTGATCGACACCGTGGAGATCGCCAAGCGCTACTGCCGCCGCTTCTTCATCGCCGACGTCTTCTCCATCCTCCCGCTGCCGCAGCTGGTCATCTGGAAGTTCCTCTACCGGGAGGACAAGACGGCGGTGCTGGAGACCAAGGACAGGCTGCTGTCCATCATCATCGCGCAGTACGTGCCGCGCCTGGTCCGGATTTACCCGCTCTCCACGGAGCTCAAGCGCACCAGCGGCGTCTTCGCCGAGACGGCCCTCGCCGGCGCCGCCTACTACCTGCTCTGGTACATGCTGGCCAGCCACATCGTGGGCGCCTTCTGGTACCTGCTGTCCATCGAGCGGGTGACCGACTGCTGGCGGTTCTCCTGCAACGAGTTCCCGGGGTGCAACCAGATCTACATGTACTGCGGCAAGACGGAGAGCAACGAGGAGTACGTAGAGTGGACCACCGTGATCAGGCAGGTCATCACCGAGAACTGCCAGCCCACCGACGACGGCGAGATGCCTTTCGACTACGGCATGTACTCGTCGGCCGTCACGTCGGACGTGACCGCCTCCAAAGACATGACCACCAAGCTCCTCTTCTGCCTCTGGTGGGGCCTCGCAAACCTGAG TACGCTGGGGCAAGGGCTCAAGACGACCATCTACACCGGGGAGTCGCTCTTCGCCATTACGCTCGCCACCTTCGGCCTCATCCTAATGGCCATGCTCATCGGAAACATTCAG ACGTATCTCCAATCCCTGACGGTGCGGCTGGAGGAGATGCGGGTGAAGCGGCGGGACTCGGAGCAGTGGATGCACCACCGGCTGCTGCCGATGGAGCTTCGCGACCGCGTCCGGCGCTACGACCAGTACAAGTGGATCAACACCCGCGGCGTGGACGAGGAGGCCCTGGTCCAGAACCTCCCCAAGGACCTCCGGCGCGACATCAAGCGCCACCTCTGCCTGGGCCTGGTCCGGAGGGTGCCGCTGTTCGCCAACATGGACGAGCGCCTCCTGGACGCCATCTGCGAGCGCCTCAAGCCGGCGCTCTACACGGAGCGGACGTACATCATCCGGGAGGGCGACCCCGTGGACCAGATGCTCTTCATCATCCGGGGCAGCCTGGAGAGCATCACCACGGACGGCGGCCGGAGCGGCTTCTTCAACCGCAGCATGCTCCAGGAGAGCGACTTCTGCGGCGAGGAGCTGCTCACCTGGGCGCTGGACCCCAAGTCAGGGGTCAGCCTGCCCTCCTCCACGCGCACCGTCATGGCGCTCTCCGAGGTCGAGTCCTTCGCGCTGCacgccgaggagctcaagttcgTCGCGGGCCAGTTCCGCCGCATGCACAGCAAGCAGGTGCAGCACACCTTCCGCTTCTACTCGCAGCAGTGGCGCACCTGGGCCGCCACCTACATCCAGGCCGCGTGGCGCCGCCACCTCAAGCGCAAGGCGGCCGACCTGCGCcgcaaggacgaggaggaggaaggccgcTCCTCCAGCTTCAAGACCACCATACTCGTGTCACGCTTCGCGGTCAACGCGCTGCGCGGCGTGCACAGGCAGCGCTCCTCCAAGCGCGATCAAGGCGAGATCATGATCCATGTCCCAGTGCCAAAGCCGCGGGAGCCCGACTTCGGCGCTGATGATTGA
- the LOC123398199 gene encoding protein WHAT'S THIS FACTOR 9, mitochondrial-like, producing the protein MLPRRPVAALYVPVRGLLEARVPWGRDRALDHVVERERHLVPFLLTKDALLTAAPPPHAVPLHALPSTIPFPFRPLRFLRLYASAFELSPHPVTVSPTHRLSTLHLDEAQAIDATRADAADRLLRLLMLAPSRALPLHLVARIRLDLGLPSDFPRSLLPHYPDYFALSADGRLLELVCYRKDLAVSAVQSYAQRTGGYKVGDPIAFQLSFPRGFDLDKNVRKWLDEWQKLPYISPYEDGSHLAPRSDITEKRTVAVLHEALSLTVGKKMEKEVLVKLGEALRLPPGFRKVLARHPGIFYLSHKLRTQTVVLREAYRRHMLVDKHPMMGIRYQFLHLMHMGREEAGKAKGKERKTIRGDQMMGEEYGADGENEEDEEDYDDEEDEDEDGENIEAGVASEDEESDDEDTENSSHSSVRETGELQQAAN; encoded by the coding sequence ATGCTGCCGCGCCGGCCGGTGGCGGCGCTCTACGTCCCGGTGCGGGGCCTGCTCGAGGCCCGCGTGCCGTGGGGCCGGGACCGGGCGCTCGACCACGTCGTGGAGCGGGAGCGCCACCTCGTCCCCTTCCTCCTCACCAAGGACGCGCTGCTCacggccgcgccgccgccgcacgCCGTGCCGCTCCACGCGCTGCCCTCCACCATCCCCTTCCCGTTCCGCCCGCTCCGCTTCCTCCGCCTCTACGCCTCCGCCTTTGAGCTCTCGCCGCACCCCGTCACCGTCTCGCCCACGCACAGGCTCAGCACGCTCCACCTAGACGAGGCGCAGGCCATCGACGCCACCCGCGCCGACGCCGCCGACCGCCTGCTGCGCCTCCTCATGCTCGCGCCCTCCCGCGCGCTCCCGCTCCACCTCGTCGCGCGCATCCGCCTCGACCTCGGCCTCCCCTCCGACTTCCCCCGCTCGCTCCTCCCGCACTACCCGGACTACTTCGCGCTCTCCGCCGACGGCCGCCTCCTCGAGCTCGTCTGCTACCGGAAGGACCTCGCCGTGTCGGCCGTGCAGTCCTACGCGCAGCGGACCGGCGGGTACAAGGTCGGCGACCCCATCGCCTTCCAGCTCTCGTTCCCCCGTGGATTTGACCTCGACAAGAACGTTCGCAAGTGGCTGGATGAGTGGCAGAAGCTGCCATACATCTCGCCTTACGAAGATGGTTCACACCTGGCTCCTAGGAGCGACATCACCGAGAAGAGGACTGTGGCGGTGTTGCATGAGGCGCTCAGCCTGACGGTggggaagaagatggagaaggaggttttggtcaagcttggggaggctctacGGCTACCACCGGGGTTCAGGAAGGTGCTCGCGAGGCACCCAGGGATTTTCTACCTGTCGCATAAGCTGAGGACCCAAACAGTGGTGCTCCGGGAAGCCTACCGGAGGCATATGTTGGTGGACAAGCACCCAATGATGGGGATAAGGTATCAGTTCCTGCATTTGATGCATatggggagggaggaggccggcaaAGCCAAGGGCAAGGAGAGGAAGACAATTCGTGGCGACCAAATGATGGGAGAGGAGTACGGTGCAGATGGGGAGAacgaggaagatgaggaggactatgatgatgaggaggatgaaGACGAGGACGGGGAGAACATCGAAGCAGGTGTTGCTTCAGAGGACGAGGAGAGTGATGACGAGGATACAGAGAACAGTAGTCATTCCTCAGTGCGAGAGACTGGAGAACTGCAGCAAGCCGCTAACTGA